The following proteins are encoded in a genomic region of Oryza brachyantha chromosome 11, ObraRS2, whole genome shotgun sequence:
- the LOC102699721 gene encoding thioredoxin-like protein 4B: MGSVLLPTLRRKREVDAAIRDTLDKVLVLRFGRAADAACLHLDDILAKSSWDISKFATVALVDMDSEEMQVYIDYFDITLVPATLFFFNAQHMKMDSGTPDHTKWIGSFSSKQDFIDVVEAIFRGAMKGKLIVSCPLPPERIPRFQLLFKDV, translated from the exons ATGGGGTCGGTGCTGCTGCCTACGCTGCGGCGGAAGCGGGAGGTGGACGCCGCCATCCGCGACACGCTCGACAAGGTCCTCGTCCTCCGCttcggccgcgccgccgacgccgcctgcCTCCACCTCGACGACATC CTCGCTAAATCTTCCTGGGACATATCCAAGTTCGCCACAGTAGCATTGGTCGATATGGACTCCGAGGAGATGCAAGTTTACATTGACTATTTTGATATCACGTTGGTTCCAGCtaccctttttttcttcaatgcCCAACACATGAAGATGGATTCAGG GACACCTGATCACACAAAATGGATTGGCTCTTTCAGCAGCAAACAAGATTTCATTGATGTAGTTGAG GCAATATTTAGGGGTGCGATGAAAGGCAAACTGATAGTTTCTTGCCCGCTTCCACCAGAGAGAATACCCAGATTCCAgctacttttcaaggatgtcTGA
- the LOC102722997 gene encoding amino acid transporter AVT1H, translated as MASGWWCWSLCAKPKQVASESVHGAQLALQRLTAARRCGGSAAAACVDVEAGKPCTCGEGKQQLAADAGRVVAAVDVAGGQHHHHGKPTSSFAHSVINMVGMLIGLGQLSTPYALENGGWASVFLLVGLGVMCAYTAHIIGKCLDDDPSSKTYQDIGERAFGGKGRVLASAFIYLEIFFALVSYTISLSDNLPLVFAGARLHLPWAHLTTTQLLTVAAVLVALPSLWLRDLSTISFLSFAGIVMSLLIFVTVVCVAAFGGVGLGGHIPALRLERIPAVSGLYMFSYAGHIVFPNIYAAMKDPSAFTKVSVASFAVVTALYTALAFVGASLFGPAVSSQITLSMPPRLAVTRIALWATVLTPVTKYALEFAPFAIQLEHHLPPTMSPRARTLVRGGVGSAALLLILALALSVPYFQYVLSLTGSLVSVAISVIFPCAFYLKIRWGRVSRSAVALNAAMIAGGVVLAVVGTASSAKSLVQSIQRGHAA; from the exons ATGGCGAgcgggtggtggtgctggTCTCTGTGCGCCAAGCCGAAGCAGGTGGCGAGCGAGAGCGTGCACGGCGCGCAGCTCGCGCTGCAGCGGCTGACGGCGGCCAGGCgctgcggcggcagcgccgccgctgcttgcGTCGACGTCGAGGCCGGCAAGCCGTGCACGTGCGGCGAGGGGAAGCAGCAGCTGGCGGCTGACGCCGGGAGGGTCGTCGCGGCCGTGGACGTCGCCGGTgggcagcaccaccaccacggcaAGCCGACCAGCTCCTTCGcccattccgtcatcaacatgGTCGGCATGCTCATAG GACTCGGGCAGCTGTCGACACCGTACGCTCTGGAGAACGGCGGGTGGGCGtccgtcttcctcctcgtcggcctcgGCGTGATGTGCGCGTACACGGCGCACATCATCGGCAAGTGCCTGGACGACGACCCGAGCTCCAAGACGTACCAGGACATCGGCGAGCGCGCGTTCGGCGGCAAGGGGAGGGTGCTCGCCTCGGCCTTCATCTACCTCGAGATCTTCTTCGCGCTCGTCTCCTACACCATCTCCCTCAGCGACAACCTGCCGCTCGTCTTCGCCGGCGCGCGCCTCCACCTGCCGTGGGCGCACCTCACCACCACGCAGCtgctcaccgtcgccgccgtgctggtGGCGCTCCCCAGCCTGTGGCTGCGGGACCTGTCGACGATCTCGTTCCTGTCCTTCGCCGGCATCGTCATGTCGCTGCTCAtcttcgtcaccgtcgtctGCGTGGCGGCGTTCGGCGGCGTGGGCCTCGGCGGCCACATCCCGGCGCTGCGGCTGGAGAGGATCCCGGCGGTGTCGGGCCTCTACATGTTCAGCTACGCCGGCCACATCGTGTTCCCGAACATCTACGCCGCCATGAAGGACCCCTCGGCGTTCACCAAGGTCTCCGTCGCGAGcttcgccgtcgtcaccgcgCTCTACACGGCGCTGGCGTTCGTCGGCGCGAGCCTGTTCGGCCCGGCGGTGAGCTCCCAGATCACGCTCAGCATGCCGCCGCggctcgccgtcaccaggatCGCGCTCTGGGCGACCGTGCTCACCCCGGTCACCAAGTACGCGCTCGAGTTCGCGCCCTTCGCCATCCAGCTCGAGCACCACCTGCCGCCGACCATGTCCCCGCGCGCCCGCACGCtcgtccgcggcggcgtcggctcggcggcgctgctcctcATCCTGGCGCTCGCCCTCTCCGTGCCCTACTTCCAGTACGTGCTCAGCCTCACCGGGTCGCTCGTCAGCGTCGCCATCTCGGTCATCTTCCCCTGCGCCTTCTACCTCAAGATCCGGTGGGGCCGCGTGTCGCGCTCCGCCGTCGCGCTCAACGCCGCGatgatcgccggcggcgtcgtcctcgccgtggtCGGGACGGCCTCGTCGGCCAAGTCGTTGGTGCAGAGCATACAGAGAGGCCATGCAGCGTAA